One stretch of Candidatus Baltobacteraceae bacterium DNA includes these proteins:
- a CDS encoding dipeptidase: MSTSSAKSSLITYVRGERERYVEELKKLVAIPSISADPAYRDDVRRCAQTLVERMREAGMQRGDVLETKGNPVAYGEWLGAPGKPTVLIYGHYDVQPVDPLELWKSPPFEAEIRDGNMYGRGTVDDKGQVMMHVAAIEAHLREHGRLPVNVKVVIEGEEEIGSPNFEAFLADHRDLLACDLAIISDTAVFAEDVPSLTISLRGLVRWEILVQGPNGDMHSGLFGGIIKNPIEALVQMLALLKDERGRVVVPGFYDGVPELSADAKRDVESLPYDEAAEARTFGVPALSGGEADRKPLERAWYRPTLEINGIWGGYQGKGTKTIIPSCARAKITARLVGSQDPEHVRRVVRDYLNSIVPSGVRVEIEDDGDTSAVVTSRDHPAVAAAARAMEKGFGKKPVFIGSGGTIGPVSSFDRVLHMPQVLIGVGLPDDATHAPNEKFTLSQFFGGIETLVYLYDELSESMNSRRTA, from the coding sequence ATGTCGACGTCAAGCGCAAAGTCGTCCCTCATCACTTACGTTCGCGGCGAACGTGAACGGTATGTCGAGGAGCTAAAAAAGCTCGTCGCGATCCCGTCGATCTCCGCCGATCCCGCTTATCGCGATGACGTCCGCCGCTGCGCACAAACGCTCGTCGAGCGGATGCGCGAAGCCGGAATGCAGCGCGGCGACGTTTTGGAAACGAAGGGCAATCCCGTTGCGTACGGCGAGTGGCTCGGAGCACCGGGAAAACCGACGGTCCTCATCTACGGCCACTACGATGTGCAGCCGGTCGATCCGCTCGAACTTTGGAAGAGCCCGCCGTTCGAAGCCGAGATACGCGATGGCAACATGTACGGACGCGGCACCGTCGACGACAAGGGCCAGGTGATGATGCACGTCGCTGCGATCGAAGCGCATCTGCGCGAACACGGACGCTTGCCGGTCAACGTCAAGGTCGTCATCGAGGGAGAAGAAGAGATCGGTTCGCCCAACTTCGAGGCGTTTCTCGCTGACCACCGCGATTTGCTGGCGTGCGATCTTGCAATCATTTCCGACACCGCGGTGTTTGCGGAAGACGTTCCGTCGCTGACTATTTCGCTGCGTGGACTCGTCCGTTGGGAGATTCTGGTGCAGGGTCCCAATGGCGACATGCACTCAGGACTTTTTGGCGGTATCATCAAGAATCCGATCGAGGCGCTCGTGCAGATGTTGGCACTGCTCAAAGATGAACGCGGCCGCGTCGTCGTCCCCGGATTTTACGACGGCGTTCCCGAGCTTTCCGCAGACGCCAAACGCGATGTCGAATCACTTCCGTACGACGAAGCCGCGGAAGCACGAACCTTCGGCGTTCCGGCGCTGAGCGGCGGCGAGGCCGATCGGAAACCACTCGAACGCGCGTGGTACCGGCCGACGCTTGAGATCAACGGCATTTGGGGCGGCTATCAAGGCAAAGGTACGAAAACGATCATCCCCTCGTGTGCGCGCGCGAAGATTACGGCCCGGCTCGTCGGGAGCCAAGATCCGGAGCACGTGCGCCGCGTCGTGCGCGACTATTTGAATTCGATCGTGCCTAGCGGCGTGCGTGTCGAGATCGAAGATGACGGCGACACGAGCGCGGTCGTCACCTCACGCGACCATCCGGCCGTTGCGGCGGCCGCGCGCGCAATGGAGAAGGGTTTCGGAAAGAAACCGGTTTTCATCGGGTCGGGCGGCACGATCGGTCCGGTGTCATCCTTCGATCGCGTTCTGCACATGCCGCAAGTGTTGATCGGCGTCGGTCTTCCCGACGACGCGACTCACGCACCGAACGAGAAGTTCACGCTCAGTCAGTTTTTTGGTGGGATCGAAACGCTCGTCTATCTTTACGACGAGCTTTCGGAATCCATGAACTCGCGCCGTACGGCCTGA
- a CDS encoding HD domain-containing phosphohydrolase — MQTILVVDDARINVEVYERILAKVEDSKIVGFTSSKLAMTWLLDNKPDLVITDFRMPELDGLQLIEQFRSQPTSKGVPIVMITSSKEKEIRHKALELGVDDFLEKPADPVAFLTRSRNLLKMREQGLQLADRMEWLSSEVKRATADIVKREQETIFMLTRATEHRDKETKNHIVRMGHYARVLAHALGMPLDYQELILMAAPMHDVGKVAIPDRILLKEGKLTPDEWEIMKTHARLGYEILKDTDSKLIHLGAEIALSHHEKYDGSGYPSGLAGNAIPISGRICAIGDVFDALLSVRPYKPAWSLPDTIETLKRGKGNHFDPVLIDKFLEVMPTLQAVRREFMDSESSS, encoded by the coding sequence ATGCAAACCATACTTGTCGTCGATGACGCACGCATCAACGTCGAAGTCTACGAGCGCATTCTTGCGAAAGTCGAAGACTCGAAGATCGTGGGATTTACGTCATCGAAGCTCGCAATGACCTGGCTTCTCGACAATAAGCCGGATCTCGTCATCACCGACTTCCGGATGCCCGAGTTGGACGGTTTGCAGCTTATCGAGCAATTTCGCTCGCAGCCGACGAGCAAGGGCGTGCCGATCGTCATGATCACGTCGTCCAAGGAAAAAGAGATTCGGCACAAGGCCCTCGAGCTCGGCGTTGACGATTTCTTGGAAAAGCCCGCAGATCCAGTCGCCTTTCTCACGCGCTCGCGCAACCTTCTCAAGATGCGCGAGCAGGGGCTACAGCTTGCCGATCGCATGGAGTGGCTCTCGAGCGAAGTCAAACGCGCAACCGCCGATATCGTAAAGCGCGAGCAAGAGACGATTTTCATGCTTACTCGCGCGACCGAACATCGCGACAAGGAAACCAAGAACCATATCGTTCGAATGGGGCACTACGCGCGAGTTCTCGCTCACGCGCTCGGAATGCCGTTGGACTACCAAGAGCTGATCTTGATGGCCGCGCCGATGCACGACGTCGGCAAGGTCGCGATCCCGGATCGCATTCTGCTCAAAGAGGGTAAACTCACGCCCGACGAGTGGGAGATTATGAAGACCCACGCGCGCTTGGGTTACGAGATTCTCAAGGATACGGACTCAAAGCTAATTCATCTCGGTGCGGAGATCGCACTCTCGCACCACGAAAAGTACGATGGCAGTGGCTATCCCAGCGGCCTCGCGGGCAACGCAATCCCCATCTCAGGTCGCATCTGCGCGATCGGCGACGTGTTCGATGCGCTGCTATCCGTGCGTCCGTACAAGCCGGCATGGTCTCTCCCGGATACGATCGAGACGCTCAAGCGCGGCAAGGGCAATCACTTCGATCCCGTTTTGATCGACAAATTCCTCGAGGTGATGCCGACGCTTCAGGCCGTACGGCGCGAGTTCATGGATTCCGAAAGCTCGTCGTAA
- a CDS encoding ABC transporter ATP-binding protein, whose protein sequence is MNPAPPVIAFDNLTKRYRNFEAVHDLTLHIEAGSICGLLGPNGAGKTTAMKTLLGFLRPTSGRVTINGAPVNPQTFESLSYVPETDALFGELTVAQHVELNRRSQPCHDQQRANELLGVFGLDRRKRVRKLSKGQKTALALVLALASRPRVLVLDEPSSGLDPVFQRVVLDLMIDAASDGGTVLFSSHQVGQVERAADHVAIMRGGRLLVYNDVDSLKGQEKIIEATFPGAIPDLNGAIAGEAVRRVERAGNMVRISVKRDDGEIPQRLAPYNPTSIRIVDRNLEDIFLDVVSEKS, encoded by the coding sequence ATGAACCCAGCACCGCCCGTCATCGCATTCGATAATCTCACGAAGCGATATCGCAATTTTGAAGCGGTCCACGATCTGACGCTGCACATTGAAGCCGGCTCGATCTGTGGTTTGCTCGGCCCCAACGGCGCCGGCAAAACGACCGCAATGAAAACTCTGCTCGGTTTCTTGCGGCCGACGTCCGGAAGAGTCACCATCAACGGCGCGCCCGTGAATCCGCAGACGTTCGAGTCTCTCTCGTACGTGCCGGAGACCGACGCACTGTTCGGCGAGCTGACCGTCGCGCAACACGTCGAGCTCAACCGCCGCTCCCAACCCTGTCACGATCAGCAGCGTGCAAATGAGCTGCTCGGCGTATTCGGCCTCGATCGCCGCAAGCGTGTCCGAAAGCTTTCCAAAGGACAGAAGACTGCGCTCGCACTCGTTCTCGCACTTGCAAGTAGGCCACGCGTGCTCGTTCTCGACGAGCCATCGAGCGGGCTCGATCCCGTTTTTCAGCGCGTCGTCCTCGATCTGATGATCGACGCAGCAAGCGACGGTGGGACCGTGCTCTTCTCGTCGCATCAAGTCGGTCAAGTCGAGCGCGCCGCCGATCACGTGGCGATCATGCGCGGCGGACGCCTGCTCGTGTACAACGACGTCGACTCGCTCAAGGGACAAGAGAAGATCATCGAGGCGACCTTCCCCGGCGCGATTCCGGATCTCAACGGCGCAATTGCCGGCGAAGCCGTGCGACGGGTCGAGCGGGCCGGCAACATGGTGCGCATCAGCGTCAAACGCGATGATGGTGAGATTCCCCAGCGGCTCGCCCCGTACAACCCGACGAGCATCCGCATCGTCGACCGGAATCTGGAAGACATCTTCCTGGACGTGGTTTCGGAGAAGAGCTGA